The DNA region GGACTATCGATCGTTTGATAGCACTTGTCACCTATTTTGTCGTGTGATTTCATTTATTAATTGAGAGGACAACAAGCCCAAGGACTGAATCGTCAATTGCTCTTCCAAACCCTTGCGGATCCGTCATAGCACGCCATCTTTCTTTCCTTACAGCCGATAATGCTAGTTCAAGTGCTTCATCCTTAATGCCTGCTTCTTGAAGAAGATGCAAAGCTCTTTCCATGGAATCTACCATTCTCATCGCTCCATAGCTATGTGGCTCCCTGTATAGCCCTTTGGCACTTGTAAGGGTATATGCCACATAGTCCCGAAGTTGTTCAAGAATTTGATCTGCGGTTTTAGTGGTTGTTTCCATACTGGTCATACGAAATTACCTCCAATACCTTTTTACTTGTTTTCGATCGTGGCGGCATGTCTGCGTAACCCAGACTGATTAATAGCTCTGGTTCAATTTCTTCTGGCAGTCCTAGTACCTTTTTAATAGATTCACGATGGAACGAACGCACAGGACAATTTCCAATATCATTTGAATGAGCTATTAAAAGAATATAAGCAGCAGCTATTCCAAGATTGACGAAACGAAGGACTTCAGCCGTATCGATTCCTCCGCGAATCAATGACTCCGTTGCGTTCGAGCATAGGACAACTACAGCTGCTGGGTCTCCAGATAACCCTGGTGCAAACCGTTTGATAAGTCTTAATTGTTGTTCATCCTGAACAATCACAAAATGGGATTCTTGCGCGTTACTTCCTGAGGGACTATGTAGAATCGCATTTTCAATTTCCTGTATCATTTCTGGTGGTAATGTCCGCTGTTCAAAGGATCGAGTGCTTCTCCTTGATTTTACTGCATCAATTACTTTCATATTTTTACTCACCCTCTCCTACTGTAATGAAAAACCCAGTTCTTCAAGAACCTGTTTCAGGTTCATTCTTAAACTCGCTGATACTGCAATCGTTTCAGGGCGCGTACACCTTCGAGCTGTATGCTCACACCAGCCATACTCCACGCCCTTTTTTTCCGGTTCTCCTGCTAAAGAAACTCTGCGACCATCGTATGTTCTCCGTGAAATCATGGTTTGATCATACTCGGCCAATTTTTCATCGAGAACCTTCGTGGAGTATGTTTCTTTATGAACCGTCACTTGTTCAGGAAGTCGAGGTTTAACACCTCTCCTCATTCCCTCTCGCTCAAATCCTATCGCTAAACCTGATACAACAAACACACCCTTCGGCAGGGTAAGCTCCTCAGCTACCACTTTTGGATTATTCCTAATAGATCCAACAGGACAAGACACAAGTCCAAGCGATTCAGCAGCTACCAGTGCGTTTTGTAATGCCAACGACGCATCTACGGCAGCGAGTAAAAACATCTCTAGCGTCTCAGCCGCAAATTTATGCCCTTGCCTTGCGGTTACATACTTTAACCTATAGATATCAGCACAAAACAAGAGAAAAACAGGTGCCTCTCTAATAAAGTTTTGATTTCCAGATAAAGTGGCTAGTTTATCTTTTCGCTGTTCATCCTTTACGATTATAATACTGTAAGCCTGAAGGTTAGATGAAGTGGGTGCACTACGGGCAGCAGTAATTATCGCCTCCAGAACTCCCTCAGATAAAGGCTTTGGAAGAAAACCCCTAATAGATTCATGTGCAGTGAGGGTCTCAATCGTTTGATTAAGTAGGTCACTAGGCAGGTTAATCCCTTCTAATTCCAACCTACTGGCAGTATTGACGGCTATTGTCATAATGAACCTCCCCTTTACATTTGCATGCTTGCCCTGTTCATCTGCTTCACTTGTTTCAATTAAATTAGTATTATGTGTGATTAGGCTGTGTTATTATTTAGTGTTGATTTTTTCCTTTAACACAGCCTAAGATTAAAGAATAAAATTATTTTTTCAATTTCCCTTTTTCCATTAGTAATTCATTATTAATATAGACATCTGGTTTAGTTACTACCCCATCGATGTGTACTCCTGCTGAGATGGTACCCCCGAAGGTATTGTTGCTTCCAAATGCAACATGAATAGTTCCATATACTTTTTCATCTTCAAGAACTACTCCTGTAATCCTGGCTTTATCGTTCGTTCCGATTCCAAATTCCCCCAGAAATCTGCCATCAGTATCACCCAATATCGCCAATAGTTTTGGCGCTGCCTCTCCTTCTGCATTAACAATTCGGCCATTATCAATAGTTAGCAGGACAGGAGAATCTAGCTTTCCGATACCTGCAATCGATCCGTCAATGACAATTTTTCCGTTTGCCGACCCTTCTATTGGAGCAATATATGCTTCGCCAGAAGGTAGATTTCCAGACTCTCCAGAATTTAAGTACATTCCCGTACTTTGAATACCGTCCCTTCCAGCAATGGAGAAAGACAATGAATAACCGTCTTTATCAATCCTAACGGTTTGACCTTTTGTAAGTATAGCGGTCATACGATCTGTTAAAATTTTTACTTGGGAATAATCAGCTGAAATAGCTCCTTCTAAAAACATATCCTTTGTTATACCTGGCATCGTGGCTATGCGAGTCCCAGATGATGCTGCATTCTTTCTTGCTTGTGTATGTGTTAACGAATGTTCTGTTATGCATACAACCACATCCGACTCGATCATGGCTGCTGTTACGGTAGCGGGTGGTTCCTCACCAGATTTTTGCCGTTCTTCCATGACAAGAAGCATCGCTTCCGCATTAAGTAATTTACCTGCTTCGTATAAGGATTCACCAAGTTCCTTCTTAACATCATCCGTTACTACAAGAAACATTTCATTTTCTTTAAGCCCTAAGCATGTTTCTAATACATATTTACTGATTTCGATTAATTGCTTTTTCATTTTTCTCATCCTTTTTTAAATCATTTCTGATGTTAGTTTAGCCATTATTGAATTTGACAGAATTACAGGTAAACCTGTTGCTCGCGAAACCATTTCACGCGCTTGCTCTGTGTAACCCATGCAATCTAGTAAAATAATATCGACTTTGTTTTTAAGTTCATTTGCCGCTTTTTCATAGCTTGCAGAATCATTCATATATGGTGAGGCAACCGCAAAAACTGGGGCCAACCCAAAGGGTGAATATTTCGGTTCAAGAAGGTCTCTTTGCTCAGTTAGAGGGACGATTACTCCAAACCTACGGTTAGCGACCAGCGCCTTAACTGTTGGAGGAATAATATGATCTGGTTCAATTAAATATGAACTGTGCGTCGTAAGTCCGGGGAAGACCCCTGTGCATAGGAGTAAAATTTGTTTAATTCCTAAACTTTCAAGATCGTTAATCTTTTCTTGTAAAATGGGTTTTATTTTCTCACGGGACATAATGACAGATTCATTCGATACTAATCGGGAGGTTAACACATAATCGTCATTATCTGGATACAAATTTTTTTCAATAAATTCCTTCGTCATTCCATCTAAAACCCCAACCTGGACAAGTTCTGCACGTCCTTCCAAATATTTCTCAATAATTGGGGCAACATCGTTTCGCGGTGCTTGACCGATGGTAATCATTCCTAATCTCTCCATTATTACAACCCCCATTTGCTAAATGAATAAAAGGGAGCAAAACGCCCCCCTTCTGCTTATACTTGTGGAGACTTTTGTCCCTCTGTTTGTAAAATTTTCATTGAACCGTATAGCTCAGTGATTTTACTAAACTCATCTTTGTTATAAAATTGACAGGTTCCATTTGTTGTTTCCTTGGCAACTTCAACAGCAAAGCGGACAGCATCCGCAATGTCGGTTTCATGACTCGCACCAGTTCCGCAGCCTGGAACAACTGATTGAGCGGTTATGGCTACACCAACTACAGGTGATTCAGTAGCTACTGCAGGCTGTAGAATAGAATTAATGTGATACAAATCATTTCCATATGGTGTAATATCCTGAGTAGTAATAGGGAAAGTAACAGCAAATTGACCTGTTGTCATCTCCATAATCCTCAGTAAATCATCACTTACTCGGAGAATGTACCCTTCCTTAACAGTTGGAGAAATCGCAATTCCTTTATGGTTGATCACTCGATTTCCCTTTGTGGTATCAATTGATATTATTGCTTCCATTTCAGGGACAACTTCATATTTATTCATGGTCAAGATATCAACCGGTGAATCCATAAAATCAACAGGTTCATGCGGGAGTGTCGGAGCGTCTGGACAAATATGAGTGGTAACAATAACGTCACCAAGAAGCGTATCGCCTTTCGTTTGCATGTTTGCAAGCTTTAGTGCGGAAGCTACGGCTGCAACTGCTCCATCAGCATCAGAAACTAAACCAATACGGCTCGGACGAGCACCTACTCCTCCAAGACGACCCACTATTCCAACGGTAGGTGCATCTCCACCACTACTTTTTCCATTTGACCCTGGAATCACCACTTTAATAAAATCTGTGCTTCCTTTATCCCCATCAACCGTTTGGACCGTTACAGTTACATTTGCAAAAGAACTGAATAATTCCTTCACATTTTCTCCAGTGACATAGGCACTGTCTATTGTCTCAATCGCAGTTAAGGTTTGTTTAAGTACCATTATTCTTTCCTCCCTATTCACTTAGAAGATATATTCAAGTATGGGTTTTTTTATTATTTCCTCTATAGGTTTCATTAATTTTTCATTTCTCATTGTGCTGCTTAGGATTAACTTTTCCTTTGGAACAGTAATGACTGCTATATGTTGTCCCTTTTTGATGGCAGCTGAGACGATTGGCTCAGCCGTTCTTGCATCAAGTGTCATGATAAGGTCTGGGAATGTTCCAAACCTTTCCCCATTCTTTTCAATCGTCATGTATTCATTCCAGACTGTTAATTCATAGGTACCATCAATTGTTACCTTGCCTACATCAAAACCGCCTGCCGTTTCAAGAATAAACTCTGTTACTGTTCCCTCTGTAACAACTTTACCGCCAAGTTTTCTAACCACAGCATCTATTGCCGCTTCACCCGTATGGTTTAACAAGGCTTCACCTACTTGAATTGCTTGTTGTATTGCCCCTGCTGCACCATTTTCCTTTGCGTAAGCAACAGACACAGGGTTTCTCGCAACAGCTACTAGACCACCCGCTTCAATTGATGCTTTTCGAATAATCGTTGATGCCTTGTCAAGTGAACCAGAAACGCTCAATTCTATATAATTAGCACCTTTGCCTCCCACTGCGGCCTGATAGGAAATATAATCAGTTTGCTCAGATAGATTCAAAGACCCCATTGAACCTGTTGGATGTGCCCGTCCATTACAAGGGATATCGATTACTGGGAGTCCTGTTACAGCTGATTGAAACCAGCCATTTACAGTGGTTGCGGCTCCATTTTCATTTGTAATAATCCCATGAATCGGTTTTCCAATTTTTTGTGAAAGTATATCGAACGCTCTAGCATAATGAATGGGCTTTACGAATTTTTCTTTTGCAGCAGGTGCCCCAACCAAGGAAGCTGTTACTAGCAAATCTTCTTCCTGAAGTTCATCTACTGTTTGTAATTTTGGCTGACCAATGTCTAGAGCTAGTCGCCCGATTTGAAGGCCATCTTCAATCCAGCCACCTCCGCCCCCACCAAGGATTGCACCACCATAAACTGCATACTCAACTATTTTCTTGTCTAACTTAATATTTGCCATTTTATTCTCCTCACTTACCTAATTTGAATACTGAATTAAAGAAGCTAAATAATGCATCACCGGCAATAAAACCTGCTGCCATAATACTCATAGGCGTTTCAGCTTCTTTACCCTTTGCTTTTAACCAAATCAACCGTATTGCAATACCAGTTAAAACGGCAAAGCCGGCATAAGGTGTCAAGATCAATAAACCGGTAGCAAACAAAACTCCTAATTGGCGAGTGGGTCCACCAATCAACTGAAGGATGGCTCCAGGGATTGCCCATAGTAATAATTGCTTTGCCACATCTGCTGAAGTACCCGCTTGAATCGTAGAAACATACACTGCATCAATTGGCGGTACAAGGTTTTGGGCAAAATAACCTTTGTAGGTAACAACCACTGTTAAAAGGGCCACACCAAATGCGATCATCGCTGTAATATATTGCTGCTTTCGTCCTGCAATTTCAAAGGCTTTGTCCTTGCCTTCTCCACGCAAGATATGACCTGTCTTAAAGTCATAGCCCATATCAGCAAATGCTGGTCCGGTTGCTGCACTAAACCCTGCAAGCAGTGCAAGCGCTAATGGAGGAAAACCGATCATCATCCCAATAAGCAGGGTAATAAAGGCTACAGCGAAAGCTGGGAACCAACCCGAATGCATCGCCGCGATCCCTACGATTAATTCATGAACGAAGGCAGCAAAGGCAGCAAAGATTAAGAATCCGATAAACATGCCTGGAGACATGTCCGTCATGATGCCTCCTGTAAGCGCAATAATTAAGGCAACGGCAAGATAGGCCGCGAAACCTAATCCTAACGCCTTTCTTGCTTTCTTTATTGGGCGCGTATAATCTTCATCGTCAGAAACTTCAACAGCGGCTGCCACTTCATCCTTACTTGATTGTCCTGTTGGTTTCTGTTTAGCAAAAATCAACATCGAAACCTGAACTAATGCTACGATTCCGGCACCAATCATGAGTCCATGCGGGATATAAAGCGCGTTAACATCCACACCAAACACAGGAATGGAGTACTGGCGAAATAATAGACCGATACCAAACATGGAAAGTGCCCAGATATTTCCGATAAAGGCTACACCAAATGCCGACATTGGAATATGAAGGAATGAACCGATCACACCAATTAATGTACCGATTCCAAGTAGACCCGCCCGCTTACCACCTTTATCTCCGGCTAGTATCGCTTGTGCAGTTGCAACCCCTGGCGCCCACGTTCCTTTGGCAGGAAATAGCTTAGAATCGAAAAGTTTATAGAGGAGTGCTGCATCGATAAACATAGCTAAGGCAGCACCAATTAACATTGGTACAATTAATTCCGGTGCACCCATGAGAAAAGGGATCCCAATTGGAATTAATAAGCTATTAGCTGCACCAAACGTTGCGGCCGAGATCGAAGTTTGCACCAGATTCTGCCGATGAATCGATTTGTATCGTTTGAAAATAGTAACTGGAATTCTAGCAATTAGCATGGCCAGTAATGCACCTATAATGGAAGTATTTGGCGTTACCCCGAGGCTAACAATAATCTGCATCCCGATTATGGCACCAAAAACTGCTGTAACGATTGTTAAAATAAGGGTAAATGGTTCGAATATACGTGGATGCTTGTCCTCTTTTTGTTCATGTTTCATAGAAATGTCCCCCAATCAAAATTTGAATAACTCAGCCATCCGACTTGTTTAATAGAATATTGCTTTTTATAATAATCATAAAATTTAACTTGTTCACTCTTACCATCGGTAGATATTCGCAAAATTACAAAAACTAAGGATGGGTTTATCTCATTTCCTTGTTAATCATATCATTGGTTTTGACCATTCGTCGTGCAACTAATTCAGGTTGTTCCTTACTAAAAAAACCTTTCTGCACCGCACTAAAAATAATACCGACAAACACAAGTGCTGTACCAACCATTTGCTGTACCGTTACTGCGGTTTGGTAAATCAAAAAAGTAAGCAGCATCGTCATTAAGGGTTGTAGATTTAGCACAATTGCAGACCTAGCAGCGCCTACAGTGTTCATTGCCATATTCCATATCATCGAGGTTACACCTTGACCAATAATCACCGACAATACCGCAAATCCCCAAACCAAGAACGAATGATTCCAATTAATCGGCGAACTTACTAAAATGAAAGGATCAAAGATTACGGCACTGATCATAAAGCTATAGGTTGTAATGATAAACGTAGATAACCTTTTTGAAAGCATTCGCACAAATATTAGGTTGCACGAGAATGTTGCTGTCGCCCCGAAAAGAAGCAAATCACCAATATTAAAAACAAATTTCCAATTAACTGATAGCACAAAAAATATTCCTAAAATGGCAATGGAACTGCCGATAATCATTCGCAATGTTATCTTTTCATTTAGAAATACTGCCGCTAATCCTGCAGTAATTAAAGGTGATAAGCTAAAAATTAAGGAGGCATTAGTGGCTGTCGAATATTTTAGACCAGTAAACAAAAAGATTTGATTTGCAACTAACCCAATTAGACTAGCAAAACAAAATAGCAAAAGTTCTTTACGTTTCAGACGAACAAAAGATTTTGTCAAAAAAGCCAATAAACAAAAGAAAATGGATATAACAGTCAGACTGAAGGCTGAAAGAAATAAGGGAGAAAATTTTTCAAGTAAAAATTGACGTGCTAGGTAGTTTCCCGCCCAAATGAAGACACATAATAAGAGCATAAAATACGATTTGGCCAAAGAAAAACCTTCTTTCAAAACTAAAGCTTAAAGATCTTTCCTCCATAATTCAGGAACACTTGATGCATTATTTTATTGTGGATATCGACAGCTGTCGATACAATGTAGCTGCAAACATTCCCTCGGATTCCACAGCATCAATAATTGGCACGTTTAATTCATCTCGCAAAAGATCTGCTAGTCCGATTGTGGAGAAACCAGTACAGGCAAACAAAATCACCTTCGCACCTTGATCTACTAACAATCTCGCTGCCTCTAGCCCTTTTTGGCGCCCAGTTGGAGTCAATAAATCGGTTGTATTCGTCACACCCTCTGGTCTTATATTTCCTACTAACAATTTTCCCAAGAGGTTTTTTACAACTTGAGGAACAGTTTCGGTAATCCCAAGAACGCCCACTGGCTCACCAATCGCTAATGCCGTAAGAGCAGCAGCACTCCCTGCACCAATTACTGGAATAGATACCGCATTGCGAAGCTCATCAATGGCTGGATCCGCTGCACAGCTGATAACAAGGAGTGTACTTCCCTCTTGTTCCATTTTTTTGCCTAACTCAACAATTTTTGGAACAGCTAACGCTTCCGTCTCGTCATTAAAAATCCCAAAATGTTGATTGGATATGCATTTAGTTACGGTTGGTACGTCATAGTATTTTTTTATAACTTTCCCATGCTGTTCCAAAATTTCTACTTGCTCTGTGGTAAAAACACGGATAATGCCAATCATATGAATCTCCCCTTTCCCTAAATGAGTAATTCAACGTGTTTCTGAAATAGATTGAAAGTATTGAATATTTATAATTCTAAATATATTTACCTTTTTCGACAATGTACCCAATCAACAAAATTAAATAGGGACTATTGTGCTCTCAGCACAACAGACCCTATTCTATGTTTACATTTTTAATTGATAATAAACAATGCAAAAATAATATACAAATCTTTCACGGAAATTTTCAATATCGATATCGTCAATCTCCCGAATTCTATCAATGCGGTATTTTACGGAATTTCGGTGAATAAATAGCTGTTTTGCCGTTTCAACTAAACTCCCGCCAGATGATAAATAGTAATAAAATGTTTTTAAATAGTCGGTCCCATTTTCTTTATCATACTGACAAAGCTTTCCTATTTTCTTTTCAACAAACTTATCAATATCAACATTTTCAGAAGCGCCTATTAATAAATGGTACATTTCGATTTCTTCATAGGTGAACACTTGGTGATTTATATCCATTTTCGAACCAATTAAAATTGCTTTTTTTGCTTTTATAAAACTACGCTGAATTTCCCATAAAGGAGAGCTCCCTCCGAATCCAATGAGAACACGACTCCATTCTTTAATAAAGGGTGTAAGTATTTCAGCCCAATTTAAAGACTTTGCCTGTAGGTTCGGATTTTTAGTTTGATCTAAGCTCTGTGAGGCGAGCAGTAATACTAACCGACTTCCTTGCCTATGTATATGCGACTTCAGATGGAATTTTTGAGACTCATGTTTGATTAGTAAATTTATTTTAGCAATAAAAAGAGCACTCTCATCGTTTTCAATCTCAACAATGGCAATTTCCCAAATTCCTTCTGTTCTTAGCCCTAACTGGGTTCCTCTATTTATTACCACTTGTTTCGATAAGGGTAATCCGTTTAATAGTTCTTCAATAAAATCACCACGCAGCTTTATCTCCGTATCTAATGCCGTTTTTATTCTCATTAACTCTAAAGAAAATACGAGCTTTGCTTGCTCAATGCATACAAGGTCTAGTTCATCTAATTTTTTCTTGCCGAGAAAAAGTTTTCCTTCCAATTGCTTATCTACTTTAATACTCCAGTATCGAGTTTCAGAAGATGAAATATCTGAAGCATTTATCGGCGACGAAACAATTGTTTCTCCTGCCTTATCCATTAGCCAAATCGGTGCTTTTAGCAATGCGGCAACATTGTCGGCTACTGCCTGAATACCGCTATTGTCTAGTACTAGTGTTGTCAAAGTCTTGTAAATCTCTTCTGATCTCCTGAGCAGAGAAGCTTGTTTATCAATAATTTGTTCCATGACTGAATGAATAATATCCATGTATGGAACATTATTTGGTAGCTGTATTAGCGGTAAGTTATAGTTATTACTCATTTGGACCATTTCAATCGGCATATCATGTAAAAATCTTTCAGTTTTAATCGCTAATGCTGCGGCTTCTTTTTGTGCTAATTGTTCCACTAATTTCGGAAGTAATGTTGGGTCATGTCGAATGGCATATGCAGTAGTTAGCAATAATTCCCCTTCTCTCAACCAGCCACTAACATCAGGAACTTCCATAATGTCTATATGTCTTACAATCCGATTTAGTCCTTCTTCGCCGCTGATTACTTTGGCATCTTTTAATATTGGAAGGCGCAGCAGTTCCCTTAATGTTATTCCTGCTGGATTCATCATATTTCACCTCTTTCATGTTTACTTAGATTTACAAATTAGTTTTCAAAAAATGGTGGTTTATATATTGTAGCATCGCAACTTCTCTAATACTGGAAAGAGCTGTTCTAAATGTTTAATTTCAAAGGTCGGAATGACTTCATTTTGATCTTTGTCATGACGATTAATCCATACGGTTATGATTCCTGCTCGATTCGCTCCTAGCACATCTGTCATCAGGTTATCTCCAACCATGATAACTTCCTCTTTTTTTAGGGACATTCGAGACAAGGCGTGTTCGAAAATGGAAGGATCGGGCTTTCCTCTGCCAAAATCACCAGAAATGACAATATGATCAAAATAGGGAACAAGTTCTGGTGTTATTGCTAATTTTGTTTTTTGCAGGTCGGGTGATCCATTTGTTAATAGAAGTAGCTTGTACTTTTCTTGTAATCTATCTAATATTTTGAATGTTTCTTCGTATACAAAAGGCAGGTTTCTTCGTTCTTGCGGAAAACGCTCTGCCAGTTCATATCCAAAATCCTGGTCATCGACTCCCATTTTTTTAAGACCTGTAGTCCAAGCTTCTTTCCGATAATCAGGCACAATTTCCTTCATCTTTTTAAAATCATCTTGATCGTCTAAAAATTCCCCCCAGAGTCCTTCAAACGGGTTGATGCCAATCATTTGTGTAAAAGGATAAAACTCATAAGAAGAGTATAAATCTCTGGCTGCCTCGCGAACCGCTTCCTCCAGTTCATTGGGGTCTAGTTGCCCATACCGCTCTTTCGCTACCTTGCACGTCGCCACAAATGCTTCCTTAATACTTTTTTGATCCCAAAGCAATGTATCATCTAAATCAAAAAATATCGCTTTTATCATTTGAAGTCCTCACTTTTTAGATAGAATTTTAACCAGTTTACCATTTTTAGAAATTTTTGAATATACAGAAGCCATAACTCTGCCTTTAAAATTAAAAATCCTCCTGCCAAAAGCGGCTAAGAGTGAACCTAACTTTTTCAATCATTTTGAGGGAATTATTGTTAGAATAAGAGTATGAAATCACTTAGGTCAGCGATTGAGGTGAATAGATATGAAAAGGAAGAGGAGAAAGAAAAAGTATCGAAAAATTATATGGGAGAAGCCTGAAAAAATGATTAACTTGAAAAGACAGCTGACATTCTTAAGAGAAAACACTAGGAAAATCCTTAATGATCAAGAAATCTATTATGATGAAATGCAAAATCAAATGGACATCGCTAAGTATTATCAGTCAAGTTCCAAACCTGGCACAGATAGATTAGAACTATTTTACCAATATCATGAATTATTATCTGAAACACATAAAAATTGTGTTCCCTATTTTATAAGTAAGGATTTGTATTTATATACCTGGGTCGACCTATATCCCGATGGTACAGTTAAAAGTATCTATTCAGGGGCCGAGAAGGACCCAGAGATTTTAATTATTGAGGATTATGAAATCATTCGTCAAAGATATGAAGAATTCCAGCATTACCTTGAAAAAGTAAACCAGAATGACTTTGAGTCAATGAAGGAGTTAAAAGCAATTGAATGGAAATATCGGTTAAACACAGAACATATTGTGCCACAATCATGGTTTGGCGCCATCGAGCCCATGAAAGGAGATTTACATCACCTGTTTATTTGTGAGCCAGAATGTAATATTGCGCGTTCAAATTTCATTTATGAGGACTTTAACTTCTATCAGCCAGAATCACCAAATGAGCCTATTAAAAATCAATGCGGTGTGTCCAATGGAAAAGGGTTTGAACCAGAGTTTGGCAAAGGTGCCGCTGCACGTGCAATGCTATATTTTCTAATTCGCTATCCAAGTGAGATTAAAAAGGCATTCCGAAGGCAAATAGACATTTCCCTGCTAGCTAAATGGCACCAAGACTTCCCAGTTACACTTTATGAAAGACATCGCAATCAAGCGATTTACGGTATCCAGGGAAACCGCAACCCGTTCATTGATTTCCCAGATTTAATAAACAAAATTAACTTCCCCGTAACATGACCAAAAATATTATCGTAGAAAATGGTTATCTTCACACAACAATAAAAGGATTGGAAAGTCAGATTGATATTGTTTATATTATTTGTTATAATATATTGGT from Neobacillus sp. FSL H8-0543 includes:
- a CDS encoding endonuclease, translated to MKRKRRKKKYRKIIWEKPEKMINLKRQLTFLRENTRKILNDQEIYYDEMQNQMDIAKYYQSSSKPGTDRLELFYQYHELLSETHKNCVPYFISKDLYLYTWVDLYPDGTVKSIYSGAEKDPEILIIEDYEIIRQRYEEFQHYLEKVNQNDFESMKELKAIEWKYRLNTEHIVPQSWFGAIEPMKGDLHHLFICEPECNIARSNFIYEDFNFYQPESPNEPIKNQCGVSNGKGFEPEFGKGAAARAMLYFLIRYPSEIKKAFRRQIDISLLAKWHQDFPVTLYERHRNQAIYGIQGNRNPFIDFPDLINKINFPVT
- a CDS encoding PucR family transcriptional regulator ligand-binding domain-containing protein, which produces MMNPAGITLRELLRLPILKDAKVISGEEGLNRIVRHIDIMEVPDVSGWLREGELLLTTAYAIRHDPTLLPKLVEQLAQKEAAALAIKTERFLHDMPIEMVQMSNNYNLPLIQLPNNVPYMDIIHSVMEQIIDKQASLLRRSEEIYKTLTTLVLDNSGIQAVADNVAALLKAPIWLMDKAGETIVSSPINASDISSSETRYWSIKVDKQLEGKLFLGKKKLDELDLVCIEQAKLVFSLELMRIKTALDTEIKLRGDFIEELLNGLPLSKQVVINRGTQLGLRTEGIWEIAIVEIENDESALFIAKINLLIKHESQKFHLKSHIHRQGSRLVLLLASQSLDQTKNPNLQAKSLNWAEILTPFIKEWSRVLIGFGGSSPLWEIQRSFIKAKKAILIGSKMDINHQVFTYEEIEMYHLLIGASENVDIDKFVEKKIGKLCQYDKENGTDYLKTFYYYLSSGGSLVETAKQLFIHRNSVKYRIDRIREIDDIDIENFRERFVYYFCIVYYQLKM
- a CDS encoding HAD family hydrolase, whose translation is MIKAIFFDLDDTLLWDQKSIKEAFVATCKVAKERYGQLDPNELEEAVREAARDLYSSYEFYPFTQMIGINPFEGLWGEFLDDQDDFKKMKEIVPDYRKEAWTTGLKKMGVDDQDFGYELAERFPQERRNLPFVYEETFKILDRLQEKYKLLLLTNGSPDLQKTKLAITPELVPYFDHIVISGDFGRGKPDPSIFEHALSRMSLKKEEVIMVGDNLMTDVLGANRAGIITVWINRHDKDQNEVIPTFEIKHLEQLFPVLEKLRCYNI